The Coregonus clupeaformis isolate EN_2021a chromosome 6, ASM2061545v1, whole genome shotgun sequence genome has a segment encoding these proteins:
- the LOC121586969 gene encoding integral membrane protein 2B → MVKVTFNSSFGQRDLKKACNGEALIPDERDLEDGMRVRRQSKVWCWCMCLGLALMLSGVVVGGAYLYKSYILQEGQVYFCGVEYREQDYMVQDEVEVALPSALRHIQESIRVLEEVELINVPVPEFSDSDPADIVHDFNSRLTAYLDLSLNKCYVIPLNTSIVMPPKDLLELLINIKAGTYLPQSYLVHEQMMVTERLENVDQLGYFIYSLCNGRDTYKLERREAILGREKREALNCRTIRHFENKFVVETLICEP, encoded by the exons ATGGCGAAGCGCTTATTCCAGATGAGAGG GACCTGGAGGATGGCATGCGGGTGCGTCGGCAGTCCAAGGTGTGGTGCTGGTGCATGTGCCTGGGCCTGGCTCTCATGCTGTCAGGTGTGGTGGTCGGAGGGGCCTACCTCTACAAGTCCTACATACTGCAG GAGGGCCAGGTGTATTTCTGCGGGGTGGAGTACCGTGAACAGGACTACATGGTCCAGGACGAGGTGGAGGTGGCCCTGCCCTCTGCGCTGAGACACATCCAGGAGAGCATCCGTGTGCTGGAGGAGGTGGAGCTAATCAACGTGCCCGTGCCCGAGTTCTCAGACAGCGACCCGGCCGATATCGTCCACGACTTCAACAGC aggCTGACAGCCTACCTAGACCTGAGCCTGAACAAGTGCTACGTCATCCCCCTCAACACCTCCATCGTCATGCCTCCCAAGGACTTGCTGGAGCTGCTCATCAACATCAAG GCTGGTACCTACCTGCCCCAGTCCTACCTGGTCCATGAGCAGATGATGGTGACCGAACGTCTGGAGAACGTTGACCAGCTGGGATACTTCATCTACAGCCTCTGCAATGGCAGAGACACCTACAAGCTGGAACGCAGAGAGGCCATACTGG GCAGGGAAAAGCGTGAAGCCCTGAACTGCAGGACGATCCGTCATTTTGAGAACAAGTTTGTGGTCGAGACACTCATCTGTGAGCCTtag